A part of Vigna radiata var. radiata cultivar VC1973A chromosome 11, Vradiata_ver6, whole genome shotgun sequence genomic DNA contains:
- the LOC106776634 gene encoding precursor of CEP3 — protein MAQNKFKMTLIFMALIILWQGFQSIEGRHLKSEETIHHRQMQERIWKTNVAPFDVGVSPPAPPSAAAPGRDVDNFRPTAPGHSPGVGHSVHN, from the coding sequence ATGGCGCAAAACAAGTTTAAGATGACATTGATTTTCATGGCATTAATAATTTTGTGGCAGGGGTTCCAGTCAATTGAAGGAAGACATCTGAAGTCGGAAGAAACCATCCACCACCGTCAAATGCAAGAACGCATTTGGAAGACAAATGTAGCACCGTTTGATGTGGGTGTGTCTCCACCAGCGCCACCCTCTGCGGCCGCACCCGGTCGGGATGTTGATAATTTTCGACCCACCGCACCGGGTCATAGTCCCGGAGTTGGACACTCTGTTCACAACTAA